The Verrucomicrobiota bacterium genome has a segment encoding these proteins:
- a CDS encoding sulfatase-like hydrolase/transferase — translation MSEEKRPNVLWITSDQQHWFTIGLQNPEVKTPNLDRLAKRGTLFNRAYCPNPTCTPTRSSMITGMYPSQHGAYSLGTKLPEHHTTVGEVYSKNGYKTALVGKAHFQQLVTTEEYPSKESYPLLRDLEYWKKDDGPFYGFDHVELARNHADECHAGQHYALWMEDKGLKDWKKHFQNNWGGKDGNPYFDFNDPGEKTQPQKHTWTIPEEYHYNTWIAERSNALLEEYAAADEPFFLWSSFFDPHPPYLIPEPWDKMYNPADVTVPQVTPGEHDKNPEHFRKTQEENPDFSDWKEEEGAEMHGCCSHLQDKESLAKDIAIYYGMISCMDKYIGQILDKLDELGLTENTLIVFTSDHGHFYGHHGLNAKGPFHYEDVVKVPFIASWPNRIPANAENASLQSLVDLAPTFLNACGLDVPRSMTGENQLPSWLGDVGSVRDHVLVENRHQPHTIHLKTYINERYKLSVYWKRNYGELFDLQEDPGEINNLWDDPEAVALKAELIRKLLDAELGIEPIPMPRTGPA, via the coding sequence ATGAGCGAAGAGAAACGCCCGAACGTACTTTGGATAACATCTGATCAACAACACTGGTTCACTATCGGCCTGCAGAATCCGGAGGTAAAAACACCCAATCTGGATCGACTGGCCAAACGGGGAACCCTGTTCAATCGCGCCTATTGCCCGAACCCGACCTGCACACCGACACGGTCGTCCATGATAACCGGAATGTATCCGAGTCAGCACGGAGCGTATTCTCTTGGAACCAAACTCCCCGAACACCACACAACCGTCGGTGAAGTTTATTCAAAGAATGGGTACAAGACCGCCCTGGTTGGCAAAGCTCACTTTCAGCAATTGGTTACGACTGAAGAATACCCATCCAAAGAGTCGTACCCGTTACTTCGTGATCTAGAGTATTGGAAAAAGGATGATGGCCCGTTTTACGGATTCGACCATGTGGAGCTTGCTCGTAATCACGCGGACGAGTGCCACGCTGGGCAGCACTACGCGCTCTGGATGGAAGATAAAGGACTCAAGGATTGGAAAAAACATTTCCAGAATAATTGGGGCGGTAAGGATGGAAATCCCTATTTTGATTTTAATGATCCGGGCGAAAAAACACAGCCACAGAAACACACCTGGACTATTCCTGAGGAGTATCATTATAACACCTGGATTGCCGAACGATCGAATGCATTACTTGAAGAATATGCAGCAGCCGACGAACCCTTCTTTCTCTGGTCCAGCTTCTTTGATCCACATCCGCCCTACCTTATCCCGGAACCTTGGGATAAGATGTACAATCCGGCAGATGTAACCGTGCCACAGGTTACACCCGGTGAGCATGACAAAAACCCGGAGCACTTTCGAAAAACACAGGAAGAGAATCCCGATTTTTCAGATTGGAAGGAAGAGGAGGGAGCTGAGATGCATGGCTGTTGCTCTCATCTGCAAGATAAAGAATCGTTGGCCAAAGATATCGCCATCTATTACGGAATGATCAGTTGTATGGATAAATACATAGGTCAGATTCTAGATAAATTGGATGAGCTCGGTTTGACGGAAAACACCCTGATTGTATTCACCTCTGATCACGGACATTTTTACGGTCATCATGGACTAAACGCAAAGGGTCCTTTTCACTACGAAGACGTGGTAAAGGTTCCTTTTATTGCAAGCTGGCCGAATAGGATTCCAGCCAATGCTGAAAACGCATCTCTGCAAAGTCTGGTAGATTTGGCCCCCACTTTTCTAAATGCCTGCGGACTGGATGTTCCGCGCAGCATGACCGGAGAAAACCAATTACCAAGCTGGTTGGGAGATGTGGGCTCGGTTCGGGATCACGTCCTGGTTGAGAACCGTCATCAACCACACACTATACACCTCAAAACTTACATCAACGAACGTTACAAGCTAAGTGTGTATTGGAAGCGTAACTATGGTGAACTATTTGATCTTCAAGAAGACCCGGGGGAAATTAACAATCTTTGGGACGATCCAGAGGCGGTCGCCTTAAAAGCAGAACTCATCCGCAAATTGCTGGATGCGGAGTTAGGCATAGAGCCTATCCCGATGCCCAGAACCGGACCGGCTTAA
- a CDS encoding sodium/solute symporter (Members of the Solute:Sodium Symporter (SSS), TC 2.A.21 as described in tcdb.org, catalyze solute:Na+ symport. Known solutes for members of the family include sugars, amino acids, nucleosides, inositols, vitamins, urea or anions, depending on the system.) produces MSLQLIDIIIVIFYMVGVLVFGIWIGRRANEDREGFFLGGRSFSWMLIGTSLFATNISSVQFVGQSGLAYEIGIAAANPQLIGGICLMLSAVFFIPIYLRTKIFTIPGFLETRYNKSSKLIYCITMTVFGLFMTSIILYTGSLVILQLFGFDESKIFLCALVLGIAVGVYAIVGGLSSVVYTDLVQSIVLLIGGFLVLFLGLNAVGGVSGLLETVPADHFELMLPSDHPQMPFTGVMTGVFFISLFWAVSNQELLQRTLGAKDTRNAQLGMLLGGFLKLIAIFVLVFPGILAFKLIPGINPDRAYPALIQQILPIGISGIVLAGFLAALMSTLDSSIMSLSSIFAIDIYPLFKKEVTEERALKVGRIAAISILVWGIITAPVIQHLGLVYLLMHKVSSYLLPSIGVCYVIGRFSKRVNGFGAIVTLGLGFTIGTVILLISTLPSLKPYCPDIILNNHFYHVNFFLVLSYITILLVSSRFRPAPKTEELAFMKTTQEEKDDQAATLERVGLLGSFKFWSLVYLCGFVGLYWLF; encoded by the coding sequence ATGTCGTTACAATTAATAGATATAATCATTGTCATCTTCTATATGGTGGGAGTGCTCGTATTTGGTATTTGGATCGGGCGTCGGGCGAATGAAGACCGCGAGGGATTTTTTCTGGGAGGAAGGAGTTTCTCCTGGATGCTGATCGGGACCTCTTTGTTCGCGACTAATATTTCCAGTGTGCAATTTGTCGGTCAGTCGGGACTGGCTTATGAAATAGGGATCGCTGCGGCCAATCCACAGCTGATCGGAGGCATCTGCCTGATGCTCTCGGCGGTATTCTTTATACCCATTTACTTGCGGACAAAGATATTTACCATTCCGGGATTTCTCGAGACACGGTATAACAAGTCCTCGAAGCTGATTTATTGCATCACAATGACAGTCTTCGGATTGTTCATGACCTCGATCATTTTATACACAGGCAGCTTGGTCATCCTCCAGTTGTTTGGATTTGACGAAAGCAAGATCTTTCTTTGCGCGCTGGTCCTGGGAATCGCGGTAGGAGTCTATGCCATTGTAGGTGGACTCTCTTCCGTGGTTTATACCGACCTGGTTCAATCAATCGTGCTTCTTATCGGCGGATTCCTGGTTCTTTTTCTTGGCCTGAATGCGGTGGGAGGGGTCAGTGGTTTACTCGAAACGGTCCCGGCCGATCACTTTGAATTGATGCTTCCATCGGACCATCCTCAAATGCCTTTTACGGGGGTCATGACCGGCGTATTTTTTATCAGCCTTTTTTGGGCGGTCAGTAATCAGGAGTTACTTCAAAGAACACTGGGGGCCAAAGATACGCGCAATGCTCAACTAGGAATGCTGTTAGGAGGTTTTCTAAAGCTGATCGCCATTTTCGTTTTGGTGTTCCCCGGCATTCTTGCTTTCAAGCTGATTCCCGGCATCAATCCGGACCGGGCTTACCCGGCACTGATTCAACAGATCTTACCGATCGGAATCTCCGGGATTGTGCTGGCAGGTTTTCTAGCAGCACTCATGTCGACCTTGGACTCATCCATCATGTCGTTAAGCTCCATTTTTGCCATCGACATCTATCCTCTGTTTAAAAAGGAGGTCACCGAAGAAAGAGCCTTGAAGGTCGGACGCATTGCGGCCATAAGCATTTTGGTCTGGGGAATCATCACAGCTCCGGTTATCCAGCACTTGGGACTTGTTTATCTGTTAATGCACAAAGTGTCGAGTTACCTCCTGCCGAGCATAGGCGTTTGTTATGTAATTGGTCGATTCAGCAAACGCGTGAATGGCTTCGGCGCTATCGTCACATTGGGACTAGGTTTCACGATTGGAACGGTAATCCTTTTAATTTCCACGCTGCCTTCGCTCAAGCCATACTGTCCTGATATCATTCTGAACAACCATTTCTACCACGTTAATTTCTTTCTGGTGCTAAGCTACATCACGATTCTGCTGGTTAGCAGTCGATTCCGGCCTGCACCTAAGACTGAAGAGTTGGCATTCATGAAGACCACCCAGGAAGAGAAAGACGACCAAGCAGCTACGTTGGAACGGGTTGGATTGCTCGGCTCTTTCAAGTTCTGGTCTCTCGTTTACCTCTGCGGTTTCGTCGGATTGTATTGGTTATTTTAA
- a CDS encoding sulfatase-like hydrolase/transferase — MPQPNILFCIADDAGMHFGAYGCPWVDTPSFDRVAKNGILFQNTFTPNAKCAPSRACILTGRNS; from the coding sequence ATGCCACAACCTAATATTTTGTTTTGTATAGCCGATGATGCTGGCATGCACTTTGGTGCCTACGGCTGTCCCTGGGTGGATACCCCTTCATTTGATCGGGTAGCAAAAAACGGTATTTTGTTTCAGAATACGTTTACGCCAAACGCGAAGTGCGCGCCATCGCGGGCCTGCATTTTAACCGGACGAAATTCCTAA
- a CDS encoding ATP-binding protein → MIIREKALNSLSGLLERHRIVGLIGARQVGKTTLARDYVSTQSSPVHFFDLENPEDEARLSDPMLALKNLEGLVVIDEVQRIPNIFPVLRVLADRKPNPAKFLILGSASPALLKQSSESLAGRIFYNELGGFSLDEIGSSNGEKLWLRGGMPESFLASSERQSFEYRLGYTRTFLEQDLPQLGISVSSTTMRRFWTMLAHYHGQTWNASELGRSFGVADTTVRTYLDHLTSALVVRQLQPWHENISKRQVKAPKVYIEDSGVLHALLNLPELKDLESHPKLGASWEGFVLNQIIHQLDVRSDECYFWATYSGAELDLLVVRGSQRLGFEIKRTSAPKITLSMRSALQDLKLTQLSIIHAGEHSFDLDENIRAIALERLLSDLQPI, encoded by the coding sequence ATGATCATTCGAGAAAAGGCACTGAATTCACTGAGTGGTTTGTTGGAAAGGCACCGAATTGTGGGTTTAATTGGTGCGCGGCAGGTGGGGAAGACAACGCTGGCAAGAGACTATGTTTCGACTCAATCAAGTCCTGTCCATTTCTTTGATCTGGAGAATCCGGAAGATGAAGCCCGCTTGTCGGACCCCATGCTCGCGCTCAAAAACCTGGAAGGACTTGTGGTAATTGATGAGGTGCAGCGGATTCCGAATATTTTCCCCGTACTGCGTGTTCTGGCAGACCGGAAGCCTAACCCGGCTAAGTTTTTAATTTTGGGCAGCGCATCGCCTGCACTGTTAAAGCAGAGTTCCGAGTCTCTGGCGGGCAGGATCTTTTATAACGAACTTGGAGGATTCAGCTTGGATGAAATTGGTTCCAGCAATGGTGAAAAACTATGGTTAAGAGGCGGTATGCCCGAGTCTTTTCTGGCTTCCTCAGAACGACAAAGTTTTGAATACCGGTTGGGTTATACGCGCACATTCCTTGAGCAGGATCTTCCCCAACTGGGTATTTCTGTAAGCTCTACAACCATGAGAAGATTCTGGACCATGTTGGCCCATTATCACGGCCAAACATGGAATGCATCCGAACTTGGCCGGTCATTTGGTGTTGCAGATACCACCGTCCGAACCTATCTGGATCATTTAACGTCTGCACTGGTGGTTAGGCAACTGCAGCCTTGGCACGAAAATATCTCCAAACGGCAGGTGAAAGCACCCAAGGTGTATATCGAGGATAGCGGAGTCTTGCATGCACTTTTGAATCTACCTGAACTGAAGGATTTGGAGTCTCACCCAAAATTGGGCGCATCCTGGGAAGGCTTTGTCCTGAATCAAATCATTCATCAGCTGGATGTTCGTTCCGACGAGTGCTACTTCTGGGCTACCTACAGTGGAGCCGAGCTAGACCTGCTTGTAGTTCGTGGCAGCCAACGGCTTGGATTTGAAATTAAACGCACAAGTGCTCCCAAAATAACGTTATCGATGAGAAGCGCCCTTCAGGATCTAAAATTGACACAGCTCTCCATTATCCATGCAGGCGAGCATTCTTTTGATTTGGATGAGAACATTCGAGCTATTGCTTTGGAGAGGTTGCTCAGTGATCTTCAGCCCATTTAA